Genomic window (Acinonyx jubatus isolate Ajub_Pintada_27869175 chromosome B1, VMU_Ajub_asm_v1.0, whole genome shotgun sequence):
CAGACTTTGTAGTTCTCAGTGGGAGCTTTGGTCCTGTACAAGCTATTTTATCCATTGTGGAGTGGAAGTTTACAAtatatgtttagttttgcttattttttttaactcatgctatgtttatttttctgtggctttttttttttttttttgaaacagagcCTTGTTTCTAGGGTTTCTCCTATTTGATTCATGAGCTCCAGTTGATTTTCACTGTTGTACAGTTATTTTGTATGCCAGATCTGCACACAGCTTTTAATTACCACTATTACAATAAAGGAATCAATAAATTTTATAGTTAATTTGTTGACTCAAGTTGTTGAGACTGCAGGATACATATCTCATACTACCCTGTATACATTAAGCTTTGTGAAgttaagatattttcaaattttaaattcctATACCTGGTAATATTAAGCTTCATGAGATCAAGgtattttcaaaagtttaaatttttataccTGAGAGTACCATGTACACAGTGTGTGCTCGTAATGTGTAGGCTGTGCATCTTAAGCAGAATGTTTTTGGTGTTATGATTCCTTTCTGTATGTGAGGAAAGTTTGTCCTCAACATTTACCGtctaagtatgtttttaaaaccttttaaaataacagaataaatattttgttatatatattattatgaatGATAGAAGTAAGAATAAAGGCGGTGAAAAACAACTTCAttggaaattttaataagaatttaaacATTGTAAATCCAAATTTTGATTccatatttttctagttttgaaaAGATATGTACTAAATTTGACAATATCCCTTGACTGTAACTATTCACTGGTCACTTGTCATGAATCTGGCACATGTCTATCTTGTTAATAACTGATTCTAGGTTTTAGATATAGTTCTAATAGGTTCTAGCTTGTAATTACTTTTGGTTCTTCTTACACTTGTACCATCAAAAGGTAATATTGATTCCAGATGTCAGATACATCACTAGTAAGATTCTGGCTTATCCTTACTTGTGTCTATGCATTGCCAAATTCAGTGTTTTTGAAACCTTGTATTTATAGGTGGCCATCATTTTGGTTccaatataacaaaatattttttatttttagatttataaatcCCTACTAGAATGTCAGTCCTgtgaattttttcaatttttacatcATCTATTCTCTTCCAAATACTTTAGGCACATACTTCAACATTTGTCCATTTTACTCAGCCATACTGAGTAAATTTTGGTGTACGAACATAATAAAAGATGGAAGAACGCTGTCACACATCTTTTTAGCAAAATGGGTTGGTTTAGGTTCATGTAACAAAATACTGTGAATTGAAGTCCTTATTGAATGACTAGATGAAGaatctatgtttgtttgtttttttcatttgaaatacattgttcattttttttgagtgagGCCATTCATCTATGGTATGTGTTTTAAAGGATTGTTATCACTTCAGGTAGGTATTTTAGGTGGCATTATGTCTGTTGTcattgctcaaaaatatttgaaacatctttttttaaaaaaatatttatttttgagagaaacagagtgtgtgagttggggaggggcagagagagagggagacacagagtctgaagcaggctccagtctctgagctgtcggcacagagtccgacatagggcttgaactttgtaaactgcaatatcatgacctgagctgaagtctgaggcttaactgaatgagccactcaggcgcccaccCGTGTTTGAAACATCTTTGTACAGTTCTTTCAGAGTGCCAGTGGCACACTGAAAATTCAACCCCCCCCTTGGGGATTTTCAGAGCtgttcatcttcatttttttttcagattgttaAAAGATATTGGGAGCAAACTCTATTAAATAAGATTGGCATATACTGTGTTTAGTCAGAAATGACATATGACCATCAgataatgactattttttttaaacaacaaaaatatcaaaagacaggttaaaaaatgtttttgcagtcaaatgctctaccactgagctataccccctaaaaaatgtttttgcaatAGCAGTGTTTTTGGAAACTCTACCCTCTCatggtaacattaaaaaaaatcatgtcatttgaaTGTGTGAGTTcttatatatttgcataaatatcAATCTTTTCACTTTGTAGCTAACCTTCTTTGATAATCTTTTACAGTGAGTCCTCTTGTGGATATTAAAGACAAGTATTTTTTGTCTTCAGTATATTATGAAATTTAGTTATTGCTTTTAGTTTATTAAACAAAGCTGCAAGGCAAGGGTGATCTGATTTCTCGTGCTTGGCGCTTAAGGCACCTCTAGGCTTGGCTCTGGTCTGGAGGTATGAGCTTGACGATTATTGTCTTTAGGCAGTAATCACTGTAAGGAAATCAGTACTGCTTAGAGTTAGTGATATGTTATtcctgattttatattttaaaatagcttcaTGATAGTTAGGTAATCTTTTGAGTGTGGCAGTAATTCTCTTAAAGAGTGACGTGCCCTAAAAGATaggatttcagtttttctttaattaggGGCAGACATCCAATACTGAATTTTTTGGCAGAAGGTACATATATCCTTACTGAAATGTACTagaatgagctttttttttttttaaataaatggggcAATAAAATTTCTTAGTGTTATTAGATAAGCACCATGATACTTACCATGAGAGTATGATATAACAGATATGGTTTTGGTGTTCTGATTTCTgatctaaaaaaatgtttcatccCTTTgactatataattccatttttaggaGATTATCCCAAGGAAATAGAGATATGTACCAAGATTTCTGTGTAGTATAAGTCTTGTACCAATAAGtataatagtgaaaaatgaaaaacaacctgTATGTTTGGGAGATTGTTAATTTGCAAGCCCATATCAAAAGTAATGTTCTTAAATGATATTTAGGGATTGGGAAATGATTCATAAAAATTATCTGTCAGGATATTATACATACCAAAATATTAGCAATAGTTATTCATGAGTGCTGTGATCATGAGTGATTTAAGGTATTTGTTGGTATATTTGTTGGTTCATGTTCTTCTgggttttatatgttttaaataatgaggattacttttaaagtttaagaaGATATAAGTTTGTAACTACATTTGGGGAAATACAACATCTAATAAGATGATGCTGTAAGAGAAGGATGTGCGTTTTCACATTTCTGCAAATTATTAAATAAGCATCAGACAAATCTTTGTCATGTGTAGAGCACTAGAGTATAGAAGGCATGATTCTTGTTCTTAAATTTCTATTCTGTTTGTGGAAGAATGGGCTTAATAAGCAATCACTGCTAGAGATTTTGTCCGATTATAGGGATTGGAGTGGTCTTAATTTTAGGAATGTTTCAGTAAAGTTTTAACAGAGATAGGCCGAGGCTGAATAGATCAGAATGGTCtgggtagaaataaataaatagccaagGCAAAGAAAAGGCAGTGAAAGGATGGAGTGAGGGGGTGGGACAGATAGAGACTGGAGTTGAGGATGGAAGTGAAGAGGTTATATTATTTAGAGTAGTTATTTTAAATGGAAGCAAATCTAGTTAGTCCCCGCCAccgttttaaagaaaagaataaaaaagagataaatacatGGTAAGGATAAGTACTGTTATGTGGAACTTTCATTAgcattttgagtgtgtgtgtatatgtgtaaatGAAGGGAGAACTGGGTcaagatgtaaaaatatttactgtgtgttgAGGTGAAGTTTGAGAGACACTGCTGCAGAGTCTGCCAGGTCACCTCTAACTGTGACTATGTACTGATGCCAAGTTGACTGTTTTTGTTTAAACGGAGTCTCCtggtttttgtatgtttgaaacatcttcattttactttcatttttgaaagatatttttgtcggatatagaattctaggctgACCGAATGTTGCTCTGCCGTATTTTGTGGATATACATTCTGCATTGTTCCCAGTGAGAGATCTGGTGTCATCCTCTTTTTGTTCCACTATACAAGTCTTCCCTGCCACccctggctgcttttaagattttatctttggttttgaGCAGTTTGATTATGAAGATCCATGATAgagttttttttcatgttgcttGTGTTTAGGGTTTGTTGAGCTTTCCTTTTAAGGACATAACACAGAATTTTCGTTCATCTCTTCTGTTCACAACCTCCGGAGAAGTTGCAAGTAGTCTTTATTCAGGACAGCCCTGTGCCTGAGTGTTTTGTTGTGtaagaaggggaaaataaaaatttgaggacAACTAGCAATTTCTCTTTATCATATCTCTTTACATTtcaaatggataaaagaaaaatataaaaattaaaagccattAAGTATTAGaggtatacatatatttatgacCTAGAGGTTTCAAAAGTCTTTCCTAAATAAGAGATAGAAGCataagccataaaagaaaatatcaatggCTTTTTAATACATAGAATTAAAATGGCTGTATgacaaaatatgtaaatcaagATAATCTTGGTCACACACCAGAAAATTGTAAGTATACAAATGAAAAAGGTTAATATTCAGGATATATAAACAGCtgctttaaaatggtaaaagacaaataccctagcagaagaatgaaaagagcACATGGACAGGCAATCTACAGTAGAAATCCACATGgttcataaacattaaaatatatttcctgtcTCATAATCTGAGAAACgcaaattaaaatgacatctTGTATTTGTCTATCATATAGGTAACCAGTGTTCACTAGGGTGCAGGGAATGCAGGTGCTGTCATACATGGTTAGTGCGGGTATAATTTAGTATTGTCTTTTTGAAAGTCGTTTTGTCAGTATCAAAACCAGTGGTGCAGTACCCTCAGTACCCATAGTTTAACTTTTTAGAAATCTTATAAAAGATTATCAACAGATAGACTAAGTGATGTTTGTATAAAGATAGGTATTTTATATCATCGTATTAACTAAAGATAGTAAATTATATAagggaatactttaaaaaatatggtctATCCATACTATGTAATACTATGTAATTATGAAGAGGAATGAAGTGGTTCTATATAGACAGACATAGAATAATCTTCAGGATATGTTGGTAAGTGAAGAAAAAGTCAAAGAACAGGATATAGAGAAAGaatccatttatgtaaaaaataaagcccaaagggtgtgtgtgtgtgtgtgtgtgtgtgtgtagatttttGTAGGAAAAAAGACTTGGATAGATACCATTCTGTAAAAATGAATCTAATCTTTTGACTTTCACATGTATTTTTAGGATTGGTCCAAAGGAAGATTTTTTCCATTGTTTGAAATGTAACTTATGTCTAGCTATGAATCTCCAAGGAAAGCACAAGGTATATAACTAAgtttgtgtaatttaaaaaatattgtattgtGTTTGAAAACTAGCTTAAATCCTAATATGTTTGGAAGCATGCTAATTTCAGATATTACCAAGTACAACTCTGTTGCTTTTTATTCTTAAGCAGTATTAAgtaggtgtcctcagatctatgCCTCAGAATATCTGATCtacagttctttttcttcttcatagtgTGTAAGAATACTTATATCAGTTATTAGCATACTGTTGACAACTTCTAAGTAAGTTAGTAATGGATTCTTCTCATTGATACTGGTTTTAAGAATAAGTGAAAATTCACAGTACAGAAGAAATAGCAATGTAACAGCATtccaagaaaattcagaaaatatttttgggttttctttcatagttagaaatatttttaatttggatataGTAATTATATCATGATACCagttcctttaaaattatttttcattatttagaaaaaaatctaataaacatCACAGAACAGAGAgactaatgatttttaaaatttaaaaaattttaattccagtacagttaacattaatgagggttttttaaaaataggtactAGATAATAACTAGCCTAAAATAGTCAAGTATTAAGATAAACTGAGATGAATAATGAACATTTGGGATATGGTGACAATGAATAAGGGAAGAAGAATGGGGCTGAGTAAAGACTCCCAAGGTTTTTAGCCCTTGCTTTTAAGGTACTGGATAAATAGATTGTAAATTTGCTGGAGATAAAAGATTGAGTTTGGTTTTACAGATTTGAGTTGGGGTGATAGCCGTGTTATCTTTCAAAAACTATATACACATTTTCTCTTGTggtatctttgtcttgtttctcaGTTATTTCTTATTGTCTGTATTTTAGTAAATGGTCCTATCATGTACTCAGGTGCTTACTTAAAAAACCTGGGCATCATCCATGGCGTGGCACTTCCCCTTACCTTCCCCCATTTAATCATACACTGTCTTGTCAAGTTAGGAACTCTGACACTGGAGGCTGCCTGTTGGAGTTCAAAAACCGTTCCACTTCTTATTGGCAAATGACTTTGGAAGTTATTTAGCTTCTCTAGGCCTCAaatacctcatctgtaaaatggggtaatgtACCTGTTTCATTTAGAGTTGTGGGACTTAACTGAGCTAATGCAGGTAATGTACTTAGCATATGACATGTAGTAAATTTCAAGAATATGAACTCTTACCATTATCGATATTATTAAGTAGTTTGCTTTGGagcaaaacacacataaaatagaTTCCAAAAGTTATTGTCTCTGCATCTTTGGTAAATCTTGATTCACTGattttccttatgtgtaaaatgaagataatttgaaCAATTAAGATATACTGAGCAATTTCATTGTTTCAGGTAATGTGCAAAGCCTGAAATAGTTATGTGAGTTAGCTGTTCAGTTCTTATCTGACATATAAGAAACACGTATTGTTAATTATTATCTTTAGTAAGTTAGTAGTgttgtttcctttattgtttttattagtaAATCTGTTTGTCATTTCCATTTAGTTAagtttttagtaatttgagtttttcttttaaacagtgtATTGAAAATGTTTCCCGGCAGAATTGTCCAATATGTTTGGAGGTAAGCTTAAAATATCATTTGCTTTGGAAATATTCCCTGTTGAATTTAAGATATGTGGATGTTTATATTGTCTTCATGCAGGCactaacatttatttcctttacagGACATTCACACATCCCGTGTTGTTGCTCATGTCTTGCCGTGTGGACATCTTTTACATAGGTAAaggaattttgtgttttttctctcaaaattgaaaatagtggagatagtttttgttttactgaaacaatgttatatatttttttcagaacgtGTTATGAAGAAATGTTGAAAGAGTGAgtgatgggatttttaaaaattaattattgtaAGAtgctgatttattattttttcggGGATGTGGAAGTGGGCCAGCTCTGTTCCTCACACTGTGTCGGCGTGACATATTTATGTTGAGATGGGCAGGGTAAATGCATAGTGGTAAACTGGGCAAAGCGTCTTGTGTATGTAGGACTGCACCTTTTCCCCCATGTCTGCAGTATGCCTTATCTCATCCCTCATTTCAAGAGACTCTTATTTTCTGGCCTTGCTTAACAGGAGGCATGGGCTCTACCAGAGGCAATCGATAGCATTTTAAGATTGCTGAGGTATTGTCACTCAGAATCCTGTTAGGTCAGTATATTGGCCCAGGATAATCATCTGCAAAGAAAGCTGGTAACAAGATTATCTAAAGCAGAAACTTTATTATGGGGAAAGGATGTTACAATGAGATGAGAGTAGTTAGGATAGAAGAGACtgtgtgaatatattttcataagcagaaattttaatttaatataagaGCCAGATAGAAGGGAACTTTTTCAGAATgtttagagagaaaataatatgatCTAAGTTGCCTGAATATATTAAGGAATTGAGGTCATTTAGTTAGAAAGTAGCTtaattggcttttaaaatatattgaatatattctaCAAAGAATACGGGCTGATTCCTTCTAATTTTAGAGAGCTGAGGAAAAAGAGTAGGTTTAAAAAATACCATGGATCTACTGATCAtcttaaaattcagaataatgCTCTGTTTTGGATGGTTTATGTACCAGTTAGCATGCATCCTCTTGTATACCTGAGTTGATATACTCCTtgttaaatgtttggaaaataacCTCTCTGTTTCTTCTAGAGGCTACAGATGTCCATTATGTATGCACTCTGCTTTAGATATGACTAGGTACTGGAGACAGCTGGATGATGAGGTAGCACAGACTCCTATGCCATCAGAATATCAGAACATGACTGTGGATGTGAGTACGATCAATGCTTAAAACTTTTCAGGTTCCTAGTTgatgttcttgtttatttttgcctttttgctCAAATCTGTCTAAAAAATACTGCTTTGGCAGAAACACCAATGTGATGATTAATGGGAaggacaaaatataaattttaaattcaaaggaCCAGAccaaaaaaattctaagaatacCTTTATGCAATTCTTCCCAACACTAGATGGCAGGCAGAAACTTTATTCTGAATTATTTACGTATTACTTGTCAGAGCCAGTCAGTCATGTAATGGTGTGGAGGTGAATTACTGGTGTGATGTTTTTAATGAtgctttatttctaattattttaaattttatttcaggcaTACGTATTTGTTGATTTCTGAAGAagattactttttgttttttaatgttcgttaGAACCCTTTTTATTCATGTGGATAATTGAATTGTTAGTAAGGTAAATGAAGGATTGCTTTTGGAATACTAATTGGTAATTACGTGATGTTTTACTAGAGGCTTCAGTGTGCTTTGTTCCATGTAGgtcattttttcaaataacagctttattgagatataatttatatgctGTGTAACtcatccatttaaagtgtgcaattcagtgctTTTTAGTATATTCTTGGAGTTGTACAAACATCAGCCACCGTCAATTTTAGGATATTGCCCCCCAAAGAAATCCCATACCctttagcagtcattccccaatCCCCTAgctctaggcaaccactaatccttCTACATTCAGATTGTATTCCAAATTATAATTTTGAACAAACTTGGAAGTTTTCTATTTACTATGGTAtgactattctatttttttaatcttatttatttttaaattttagtaaacaTATCACGcaatggtttcaagagtagaattcagtgatttatcacttaaatACAGCACCCAATGCTCTCCACAAGTGCCCTTTTTAGTACCTATCACCCATCcagtccaccccccacccatgtCCCTCCATCAAcgctcggtttgttctctgttgttaagggtctcttgtgctttgtttccctttcttccccatcccccccaccccttcctatatgttcatctgttctgtttcttaaattccacatatattagtcatcaaaaagaatgaaatcttgccatttgcaaagatgtgggtggagctagaatgtattatgctaagtgaaataggtcagtcagagaaagacaaatactgtatggtttcactcatgtggaatttaagaaaacaggtATGAGTATTCTAAAGCTAATGCTTTTCTTACATACTAATGCGTTGATCTGTTTTCAGGTTAacacctttttcattttttgggatCTTTGTGTTAGAAGAGATTAATTCTCAAGTGATATCttactgtcattttatttatttatttatttatttatttatttatttattgtttattttgtttacttattttgagagagagacagagcatgatcaggggagggcagagtgagagggagacacagaatctgaagcaggctccaagcg
Coding sequences:
- the RCHY1 gene encoding RING finger and CHY zinc finger domain-containing protein 1 isoform X4, coding for MNLQGKHKCIENVSRQNCPICLEDIHTSRVVAHVLPCGHLLHRTCYEEMLKEGYRCPLCMHSALDMTRYWRQLDDEVAQTPMPSEYQNMTVDILCNDCNGRSTVQFHILGMKCNICESYNTAQAGGCRISLDQQ